Within Vicinamibacteria bacterium, the genomic segment CGCGACGACCCTCGTCGCCGCTGAGGAAATGGGCGACATCCATATCGCGCACAGAACGTACGACGTCAACGTCTGGAGCATTCCCGAAGCGCGCAACAGCCTCACCGACATCAAAGAACTGATGATCAACACGCCTGACGGCAGCCAGATCCAGCTGCAGGACGTTGCGGACGTCCGGGTCGCTCCAACGCCGAACGTGATCGAGCACGAGAACCTCCAGCGGCGCATCAGCGTCGGCGCCAACGTGCGAGATCGAGATCTCGGTTCCGTTTACGACGACGTGAGGGCTGCTCTGGCCGGCGTCGAATTTCCCAGGGAGCATTTTCCTGTGCTCCTGGGAGAGTACACGGAGCGGCTCGCGGTCCAGCGGAAGATGCTCATCTACTCGATCGTGGCGTTGATCGCGGTCTTCCTGCTCCTGCATACCTCGTTCAAGAACGCCCGCCTGGCGACGCTGTCGTTCTTGTTGCTACCTTCGGCCCTCGTGGGCGGCGTTCTCGCGGCCTACATGGGCGATGGAGTCATCTCACTCGGCTCGCTCGTCGGCTTCCTCACCGTTCTGGGGATCTCGGCGAGAAACGGCATCTTGATGATCAATCACTTCCAGCATCTCGAGCAGGAGGAGGGCGAGCCTTTTGGCGCGAACCTCGTCTTGCGCGGGGCCAGGGAAAGACTGGCGCCCATCTTGATGACGGCGACGACCACGGGCCTGGCGCTCGTGCCTCTCGTGATCGCGGGTCAAATTCCTGGCAACGAGATCGAGCATCCGATGGCGGTCGTCATCCTGGGAGGACTGATCACTTCGACGCTTCTCAACCTGTTCGTGGTGCCTTCTTTGTACCTTCGTTTTGCCAATGGAAACGGGGGAGGCACCGGGTTGAAGGCTGCGGTTTGACTTGACTGACCGGGGGAAGGGGTCGACGGGCCTCTTCCCCCGGGCCGGGTTACCGGTAGTTTCTTTGTAGTTTCCGACGCCGTTTCGTTGCTGCGGCGCCGTTCGATGAGCACGCTTCGTCCCCCGACCGAGTGGGCTCGAACCTGACAACGCGCGAATAGTGGGTGGTGGAACGCCACTTGACTGGGGGGATGAAGTGGAAGAAAAGCAAGAAGAGAAGACTGCCTGGCGGCTGGCCACCGGTGCTCGCCGTTTCGTAATCGCGTTACTCGTTGGCCTGGGCCTTCTCGCGAGCCCGTTCATCTCTTTGGCGCGCGCGCAAACGCAAAGGCCCAAGGAAGAGGAAGAGCAGGAGGAAGGCGAGGAGCAAGAAGAGGCCAAGGAATCAGCACCCGCCGCGCAGGCCCAGGCGCCGGATCCTCACGCGTGGAAGTTCTCCGGTGACGTGCGGGTGCGGTATGAGAGAACCACCAACCAGGAACAAGGTGACATACCCGATCGCCTGGAACCGCGAAACCGCGGAGTTGGGCGCTTCCGCGCAGGAGCAACGAAGAAGTTCAACGACATGATCGAATTCGGTGCTCGGCTCACTTCGGGAGACCCTGACGACCCAAACTCGACCGACGTGACTTTCGGCGATTTCGCCGACGCCCTCACCGTGAGCCTCGATCGTCTCTATATCGCGTTGAACCACCGGGGCGCCTTTCTCACGGGAGGGAAGTTCGCGAATCCCTTTCTAACCAGCGAGCTCGTCTGGGACGGGGATGTGCACCCTCAAGGCGCAGGCGGAAGTTACACTTTCTCCGGGCTCGACAAGGTCACCCCGAAATTCACCGGGCTGTATTTCATCGTGGACGAGTCCACCATCGACCCGGACAGCTCCATGTGGGGGGCGCAGGTGGACGTGCCCATTCGACCGAGCGCCGATTGGAGCATCCGCCTGTCGGGCGCCTACTACGACTACACCATCAACAGCCTGATCCGCGCGGACGCTGGTGACATCCGCGGCAACCGTTTGACCGAAGACGGCAGAAATTACCTTTCGGATTTCAACCTGTTCGATGTCGTCGGCCTCATCGATTACAGGGGATTCGGGGCACGCTACCCCTTCCGGTTCCATTTCGATTACGTCAAGAACTTCGGGAACGCAGACGACGAGGACGGTTTCGGGTTCGACGCGTTCCTCGGGCCGCAGTCGAGCCGGGGCGACCTGAGGTACCGCTACGGGTACTCACAGACCTACCAGGATGCCGTTCTGGCTGCTTTCTCGCATGACAACACTACCTACGCCACGAATTATCGTCAACATACATTGACCCTGGACTATCTGCTCTACGACAAGATGCAGCTCAACGCAACGTACTACATCTATAAGAGGTTGGAGACCGATGGGCCCAACGACTGGATCACCCGTCTGCGTCTGAACGCCCTGGTGAGCTGGTAACGTCGACGAGGCACGAGAAAAAGGTTGGGGGGCGACGCGGTGAGATAGGGAGGTGGCGCACAAATCCGTCCCGGCCACCTCCTTATCTCCGTCACGAGCCGAGCCCGAGGAAGTGCTACAGTAGACGTGGGTGGCCGACAAGATCCTTCTGCGACTCCACGTCAACGGGGAGCGTGTCGAGATCGTGGCGCCGCCGCACAAGACGCTTCTCGAAGTTCTGCGTGAGGACCTCCGGCTCACGGGCACGAAGCACGGCTGCGAGCTCGGCGAGTGCGGCACCTGCACCGTGCTCGTCGGCGGAGAGCCGATCCTGTCCTGCCTCGCGCTTCCGGTCGAGTATCAGGATCGCGAGATCCTGACCATCGAGGGTGTGGATCACCCGCTTCAGGTCGCCTTCGCCGAAACTGGGGCCGCCCAGTGCGGATACTGCACGCCGGGGATGATTCTGGCCGCGAAGGCGCTTCTCGACCGCGAACCGCACCCGACGCGCGAGGTCATCGGGCAAGCTCTGGCGGGAAATCTCTGCCGCTGTACCGGCTATCTCCAGATCGTCCAGGCGGTCGAACGGGCCGCGGGGCTTTCGCGATGACGACGAAGACCGAGACGCCCGAGGTCGAAAAAGCGCCTGCTGGAAGCGACGCCGAGCCCCTCACCATCATCGGCAAGCCCAACGTGAAAGTCGATGCGATGGCCAAAGTCTCGGGTGAGACGCTCTTCGCCGACGACATCGCGCTTCCGCGCATGCTCTTCTGCAAGATCAAGAGGAGTCCGCATCCTCATGCCCGCCTCCGGCGGATCGACACCAGCCGGGCGGAAGCCATCGAAGGCGTTCTCGCAACTCTCGTCGGCAAAGAGCTCCCGATTCCCTTCGGCATTCTGCCCGTTTCCCAGGACGAGCACGCGCTCTGTCCCGACAAGGTGCGCTTCGTGGGAGATCCGGTCGCCGCGGTCGCG encodes:
- a CDS encoding efflux RND transporter permease subunit; this encodes ATTLVAAEEMGDIHIAHRTYDVNVWSIPEARNSLTDIKELMINTPDGSQIQLQDVADVRVAPTPNVIEHENLQRRISVGANVRDRDLGSVYDDVRAALAGVEFPREHFPVLLGEYTERLAVQRKMLIYSIVALIAVFLLLHTSFKNARLATLSFLLLPSALVGGVLAAYMGDGVISLGSLVGFLTVLGISARNGILMINHFQHLEQEEGEPFGANLVLRGARERLAPILMTATTTGLALVPLVIAGQIPGNEIEHPMAVVILGGLITSTLLNLFVVPSLYLRFANGNGGGTGLKAAV
- a CDS encoding putative porin; its protein translation is MEEKQEEKTAWRLATGARRFVIALLVGLGLLASPFISLARAQTQRPKEEEEQEEGEEQEEAKESAPAAQAQAPDPHAWKFSGDVRVRYERTTNQEQGDIPDRLEPRNRGVGRFRAGATKKFNDMIEFGARLTSGDPDDPNSTDVTFGDFADALTVSLDRLYIALNHRGAFLTGGKFANPFLTSELVWDGDVHPQGAGGSYTFSGLDKVTPKFTGLYFIVDESTIDPDSSMWGAQVDVPIRPSADWSIRLSGAYYDYTINSLIRADAGDIRGNRLTEDGRNYLSDFNLFDVVGLIDYRGFGARYPFRFHFDYVKNFGNADDEDGFGFDAFLGPQSSRGDLRYRYGYSQTYQDAVLAAFSHDNTTYATNYRQHTLTLDYLLYDKMQLNATYYIYKRLETDGPNDWITRLRLNALVSW
- a CDS encoding (2Fe-2S)-binding protein, which codes for MADKILLRLHVNGERVEIVAPPHKTLLEVLREDLRLTGTKHGCELGECGTCTVLVGGEPILSCLALPVEYQDREILTIEGVDHPLQVAFAETGAAQCGYCTPGMILAAKALLDREPHPTREVIGQALAGNLCRCTGYLQIVQAVERAAGLSR